Proteins encoded together in one Anaerotignum propionicum DSM 1682 window:
- a CDS encoding stalk domain-containing protein, whose product MANKRDKMHGRKYLNFGILLIGFYLFIGIVYAAPSTASVYINNQNIPFSTETGYPFTDNNGRMQVPLRATMEAYGCETSWNEAEKTVTLNKENTTVQVPIGKNYLVINGIQKATDTSALVKDGRTYLPIRSVLEAFGAKVSWDAKKNILSITQEIDGVLTVHFIDVGQGDAILIDNQDFEVLIDGGNNKDGKAIVAYLKDYIDGNLDLVIATHPDADHIGGLDDVIKAYDVSKIMDSGATRDTKTYEDYWQAAQNEPNCKVLFDNDIVLDLGHGANLKIIETGDHYKDVNDNSVVAQLNYGEVSVLFTGDMEQEAEAASLSKFGKVNVLKAGHHGSKTSSSQRFLDILKPEYVVISAGKENSYGHPHKAVLERYLNSGATVYGTFRSGTIVMKTDGHSLSFQTNDPVTLGDAGDKKQAQAG is encoded by the coding sequence ATGGCAAATAAACGGGATAAAATGCATGGAAGAAAATACTTAAATTTCGGCATTTTGCTCATTGGCTTCTACTTATTTATTGGAATTGTTTATGCTGCGCCTTCTACAGCATCTGTTTATATCAATAATCAAAATATTCCTTTTTCAACAGAGACAGGCTATCCCTTTACGGATAACAACGGAAGGATGCAGGTACCCCTACGGGCGACAATGGAAGCCTATGGCTGCGAAACTTCTTGGAATGAAGCAGAAAAAACAGTGACACTAAATAAGGAAAATACCACTGTACAGGTTCCCATTGGGAAGAATTATTTGGTCATAAATGGTATACAAAAGGCTACAGATACCTCCGCCCTTGTAAAGGACGGACGCACCTACTTGCCAATTCGTTCTGTTTTGGAAGCCTTCGGTGCTAAAGTCAGTTGGGATGCAAAAAAGAATATACTGAGCATTACGCAAGAAATAGATGGAGTATTAACCGTGCATTTTATCGATGTAGGGCAAGGGGATGCCATTTTGATAGATAATCAAGATTTTGAAGTGCTTATTGATGGAGGGAATAATAAAGATGGGAAGGCTATCGTAGCCTATTTGAAGGATTATATTGACGGCAATCTGGATTTGGTCATTGCCACCCATCCCGATGCCGATCATATCGGCGGTTTAGATGATGTGATAAAGGCTTATGATGTATCGAAAATTATGGACAGCGGCGCCACAAGAGATACCAAAACCTATGAAGATTATTGGCAAGCAGCTCAGAATGAGCCCAATTGCAAAGTGCTATTTGATAATGACATAGTTCTTGATCTAGGACATGGTGCCAATTTGAAAATCATCGAAACAGGAGACCACTATAAAGATGTTAATGACAATAGCGTTGTAGCACAATTAAATTATGGTGAAGTTTCTGTTTTATTTACCGGAGATATGGAACAGGAAGCAGAGGCCGCTTCCCTTTCTAAATTTGGCAAGGTAAATGTATTAAAAGCGGGGCACCACGGTTCAAAAACCTCTTCATCCCAAAGATTCTTAGATATATTAAAACCAGAATATGTAGTTATTTCTGCGGGAAAGGAAAACAGCTATGGTCATCCCCATAAAGCTGTATTGGAACGTTATTTAAACAGCGGTGCCACCGTTTACGGAACCTTCCGCAGTGGTACAATTGTTATGAAAACCGATGGACACAGCCTTTCCTTTCAAACAAACGACCCTGTTACTTTAGGGGATGCAGGGGATAAAAAACAAGCCCAAGCGGGATAA
- a CDS encoding acyl-CoA dehydrogenase, producing MEFGYSKEHVLLRDLYKKFAETEVKPLAEELDEEERFPVESISKLARFGFMGIPFPKEYGGAGGDYLSYSMAVEELGKVCATTSVIVSAHTSLCAGPIYMFGTEEQKQKYLVPLAKGEKLGAFGLTEPSAGTDSSMQQTTAKLDGDEYVLNGTKVFITNAGYAEIYVIIAMTDKAKGNRGISAFIVEKDTPGFSIGKKERKMGIRGSATCDLIMENCRIPKENLLGKEGQGFKIAMQTLDGGRIGIASQALGIAEGAIEECVKYVMERKQFKKRIGQFQNTQFELADMATKVEATKLLVYKAACEKDAHRPYSHLSAMAKYMAGSTASDVTRRCVQLFGGYGYTRDYPMERMMRDAKITEIYEGTSEVQKMVISSWLGLK from the coding sequence ATGGAGTTTGGCTATTCTAAAGAGCACGTTTTACTGCGAGATCTTTACAAAAAGTTCGCTGAAACAGAGGTTAAACCTTTGGCAGAAGAGCTTGATGAAGAAGAGAGATTTCCTGTGGAATCGATAAGCAAGCTGGCAAGATTCGGGTTTATGGGTATTCCTTTCCCTAAAGAATATGGCGGCGCTGGCGGAGATTATTTATCTTACTCGATGGCAGTGGAAGAGCTTGGCAAGGTTTGCGCAACAACATCAGTAATTGTTTCTGCCCACACATCCTTGTGTGCTGGCCCAATCTATATGTTTGGTACTGAGGAGCAGAAGCAGAAATATTTGGTACCTTTGGCTAAGGGTGAGAAATTGGGTGCTTTTGGTTTAACTGAACCCAGTGCAGGTACTGATTCCTCCATGCAGCAGACAACAGCAAAGCTGGATGGCGATGAATATGTATTGAATGGCACAAAGGTATTCATTACAAATGCAGGCTATGCAGAAATCTATGTAATTATTGCAATGACAGATAAAGCAAAGGGCAACCGTGGTATTTCCGCATTTATCGTGGAAAAAGATACACCCGGGTTCTCTATCGGCAAAAAGGAAAGAAAAATGGGTATTCGCGGTTCCGCAACCTGCGATCTGATTATGGAAAACTGCCGTATCCCCAAAGAAAATCTTTTGGGTAAAGAAGGACAGGGCTTCAAAATCGCAATGCAGACATTGGATGGCGGACGTATTGGTATTGCTTCTCAGGCATTGGGTATTGCAGAAGGCGCTATCGAAGAATGCGTGAAATATGTAATGGAAAGAAAGCAGTTCAAAAAGAGAATTGGCCAGTTCCAGAACACACAGTTTGAATTGGCTGATATGGCAACAAAGGTAGAAGCTACAAAGCTTTTGGTTTACAAAGCAGCTTGTGAAAAAGATGCTCATAGACCTTACAGCCACCTGTCTGCTATGGCAAAATATATGGCTGGTTCTACAGCAAGCGATGTAACAAGAAGATGCGTTCAGTTATTCGGCGGATATGGTTATACAAGAGATTACCCTATGGAAAGAATGATGCGTGACGCAAAAATCACAGAAATCTACGAAGGTACATCCGAAGTGCAGAAAATGGTTATCTCCAGCTGGTTAGGCTTGAAATAA
- a CDS encoding electron transfer flavoprotein subunit alpha/FixB family protein, with protein MSKGIFVVIEQRSGKVQNVGLELIGESTRLKEDLKDEVVAVLLGHEIEGQVDKLFHYGADKVILVDSPYLKEYVTEPYTKAITAIVNEYDPEIMLFGASSIGRDVAPRVASRVKTGLVADTTGLRMAKTEEEFAKEAAMGCEDPTRALLMTRPAFGGNIMATLMCPRTKPQMATVRPGVMKRIAKDTARTGELIKFNVDFTDADMNVEILEVVKADKKAVDLTEAKLIVSGGRGIGGAQGFDLIRDVADALGAEVGSSRACVDAGWIEKDRQVGQTGKTVRPDLYMACGISGAIQHVAGMENSELVISINKNDTAPIFEVSDLGIVGDVKVILPKLADAIRKYKAAKANN; from the coding sequence ATGAGCAAAGGTATTTTTGTAGTAATAGAGCAAAGAAGCGGCAAGGTTCAGAACGTAGGCCTTGAGCTGATCGGCGAATCCACCAGATTAAAAGAAGACCTCAAGGATGAAGTAGTTGCAGTCCTGTTGGGTCATGAAATTGAAGGTCAGGTTGACAAACTTTTCCACTATGGCGCAGACAAGGTTATCCTTGTTGACAGCCCTTATTTGAAAGAGTATGTAACAGAGCCTTATACAAAAGCTATCACAGCAATCGTTAACGAATATGATCCTGAGATCATGCTGTTTGGTGCATCTTCCATCGGCCGTGACGTGGCTCCTCGTGTAGCTAGCCGTGTAAAAACAGGTTTGGTTGCAGATACAACAGGCTTGAGAATGGCAAAGACAGAAGAAGAATTCGCGAAGGAAGCAGCTATGGGCTGTGAAGATCCTACAAGAGCACTTCTTATGACTCGTCCTGCATTCGGTGGTAACATCATGGCAACATTGATGTGCCCTAGAACAAAACCTCAGATGGCAACAGTACGTCCTGGTGTTATGAAGAGAATTGCAAAAGACACAGCAAGAACAGGCGAATTAATCAAATTCAACGTTGATTTTACAGACGCTGATATGAACGTTGAAATTCTTGAAGTTGTAAAGGCTGACAAGAAGGCTGTTGACTTGACAGAAGCAAAATTGATCGTTTCCGGTGGCCGTGGTATTGGTGGTGCACAGGGCTTCGATTTAATCAGAGACGTAGCAGATGCATTGGGCGCAGAAGTTGGTTCTTCCAGAGCATGTGTTGACGCTGGTTGGATTGAAAAAGATCGTCAGGTTGGTCAGACAGGTAAGACAGTACGCCCTGACCTGTACATGGCTTGTGGTATTTCAGGTGCAATTCAGCACGTTGCAGGTATGGAAAACTCCGAATTGGTTATTTCCATCAACAAAAACGACACAGCTCCCATCTTCGAAGTTTCCGACTTGGGTATCGTTGGTGACGTTAAGGTAATCCTGCCTAAATTGGCTGATGCAATCAGAAAATATAAAGCAGCAAAGGCAAACAACTAA
- a CDS encoding sigma 54-interacting transcriptional regulator has translation MKLTKELFLSLDILPDVLDRINDGVNVVDTDGILVYVNEISANYAGKTKEEMIGKSITDFYPAAVLLTVLQDRKPVLDKTIHFVPPKKYIVNSYPIIHNGKFLGAFSVFQDIQELDQLNSKIKQLEIQVKLTRPEGDFNHVVHLGTMQSVFRQAKKIVGSLGGPRHSIITGASGTGKTMLANLIYNYAKEIGVISKNAPFIEINCAQFTNPDIAAMEIFGSVEGAYTGSKKKKGLFEQANGGILFLDEAHTIENYQNLLLKAIESGKIRRIGDTREVDINVIVIAASTKNLHEVFLPELYQRLGQYEMYLPSLQERSLEEKEQLFLHFVKKYETAVWEARKIHYHVVFTPQAKHALLNAVYPRNIRQMRDVINYSIDASSPLIEDIGEKTDITTTVGLEHIPFDVSDKSETEKNDSLPPTNKITEDVAQFIFERYQNGDGPRKISNRLTEMGYDLPYYKVAYYLKKEYNQEGGSHNGK, from the coding sequence ATGAAACTGACAAAAGAGCTGTTTTTATCTCTGGATATTCTCCCTGATGTGTTGGATCGGATTAATGACGGGGTAAATGTAGTAGATACAGATGGTATTCTTGTTTATGTAAATGAAATCAGTGCAAATTATGCGGGGAAAACGAAGGAAGAGATGATTGGAAAATCAATTACAGATTTTTACCCCGCCGCAGTCCTTTTGACTGTTCTGCAAGATCGCAAGCCTGTTTTGGATAAAACCATTCATTTTGTTCCCCCAAAGAAGTATATTGTAAACTCCTATCCCATTATACACAATGGCAAATTTTTAGGGGCTTTTTCTGTTTTTCAGGATATTCAGGAGCTGGATCAGTTAAACAGCAAAATCAAGCAATTGGAAATACAGGTGAAGCTCACCAGACCAGAAGGTGATTTTAACCATGTGGTTCATCTGGGAACTATGCAAAGTGTGTTTAGACAAGCAAAAAAAATAGTAGGCTCCTTGGGTGGCCCCCGTCATTCCATCATTACAGGCGCATCGGGCACAGGCAAAACTATGCTGGCAAATTTAATTTATAACTATGCCAAAGAGATTGGTGTAATCAGCAAAAATGCACCTTTTATCGAAATCAACTGTGCCCAGTTTACAAACCCGGATATTGCCGCTATGGAGATTTTCGGTTCTGTAGAGGGGGCTTACACCGGTTCAAAAAAGAAAAAAGGGCTCTTTGAGCAGGCAAATGGCGGAATTCTTTTTTTAGATGAAGCCCATACCATTGAAAACTATCAAAACCTTCTTTTAAAAGCTATAGAATCGGGGAAAATCCGCCGAATTGGCGATACCAGAGAGGTGGATATCAACGTTATTGTCATTGCCGCATCCACAAAAAACCTTCATGAGGTCTTTCTTCCCGAGCTTTATCAGCGGTTGGGACAATATGAAATGTATTTACCCTCTCTACAAGAACGTTCTCTAGAGGAAAAAGAGCAGTTGTTTTTGCACTTTGTGAAAAAATATGAAACTGCTGTTTGGGAGGCTAGAAAAATCCACTATCACGTGGTGTTTACGCCTCAGGCAAAGCATGCTTTATTAAATGCTGTTTATCCAAGAAATATTCGTCAAATGCGAGATGTGATTAATTATAGTATTGACGCCTCCTCTCCGTTAATTGAGGATATTGGAGAAAAAACAGATATTACTACCACCGTTGGATTAGAGCATATCCCCTTCGATGTGTCTGATAAATCAGAGACAGAAAAAAACGATTCTCTTCCCCCCACAAATAAAATAACCGAGGATGTAGCTCAATTTATTTTTGAACGATATCAAAATGGGGACGGACCCAGAAAAATTTCCAACCGCCTGACTGAAATGGGCTATGACCTCCCCTATTACAAAGTGGCTTACTACCTGAAAAAAGAATATAACCAAGAAGGGGGCTCACATAATGGCAAATAA
- a CDS encoding electron transfer flavoprotein subunit beta/FixA family protein, with protein MKIVVCIKQVPDTVEVKIDPKTGTLIRDGVPSIINHDDKTGIEAALTLKEKMGGTVTVVSMGPPQADVALREALAMGCDEAYLVSAREFGGSDTYATSGILAAALDKVGYDVIITGRQAIDGDTAQVGPQIAEKLHLPQVSYVEEIVDAGADYVTVKRQFEDGYHIVKVKTPCLLTAIAELAEPRYMSVGGVFEAYTKEIKTIGFEELKDGLELDMIGLKGSPTNVYKSFTKEMKGAGTVLNDLTPEQAVEAIVNKLEEKFII; from the coding sequence ATGAAAATAGTTGTTTGTATCAAGCAGGTACCTGATACCGTAGAAGTAAAGATTGATCCAAAAACAGGCACACTGATTCGTGACGGTGTTCCCTCTATTATTAACCACGACGATAAGACAGGCATTGAAGCTGCCTTGACATTGAAAGAAAAAATGGGTGGCACAGTTACTGTTGTATCCATGGGCCCTCCTCAGGCAGATGTTGCTTTGAGAGAAGCATTGGCAATGGGTTGCGACGAAGCTTACCTTGTTTCCGCCAGAGAATTTGGTGGTTCCGATACTTATGCTACATCCGGCATTTTGGCTGCGGCTTTAGATAAAGTTGGCTATGATGTAATTATCACAGGCCGTCAGGCAATCGATGGTGACACAGCTCAGGTTGGTCCTCAGATTGCTGAAAAATTGCACTTGCCTCAGGTTTCTTATGTAGAAGAAATCGTAGATGCAGGAGCGGATTATGTTACTGTAAAAAGACAGTTTGAAGATGGCTATCACATTGTGAAGGTGAAAACACCTTGCCTTTTGACTGCAATTGCAGAATTGGCTGAGCCTAGATATATGTCTGTTGGCGGCGTATTCGAAGCATACACCAAAGAAATCAAAACCATTGGCTTTGAAGAATTGAAGGATGGTTTGGAATTGGATATGATCGGTTTGAAGGGCTCTCCTACAAACGTATACAAATCCTTCACAAAGGAAATGAAGGGTGCAGGTACTGTATTGAACGACCTTACACCTGAACAGGCTGTAGAAGCAATTGTGAATAAATTGGAAGAGAAATTCATTATCTAG
- the ftsH gene encoding ATP-dependent zinc metalloprotease FtsH, protein MENKKKPFIYYWILALLAMFLFNTFLLPLFTKDAMEKVSYDVFLGDLKNENVSEVQVNEDNIYFILKGTKDGETGVQPEKVYVTSRMDDSMLVDRLDKAGVKFNEVKPKQLSPLISTVIMLVVFALFWRFVMSKMTGKMGGMGGNAMSFGKSSAKVYVKAQTGKTFVDVAGQDEAKEALTEIVDFLHNPFKYTVVGAKMPKGALLVGPPGTGKTLLAQAVAGEANVPFFSISGSEFVEMFVGMGAAKVRDLFKQANEKAPCIVFIDEIDTIGKKRDGGNGMGGNDEREQTLNQLLTEMDGFDGKKGVVILAATNRPETLDKALLRPGRFDRRIPVELPDLQGRESILKVHAQKVTMEDNIDFGPIARATAGASGAELANIINEGALRAVRLGRSKVSQSDLEESVEVILAGYQRKGAVVSKHEKEIIAYHEVGHALVAAKQKNSAPVHKITIIPRTSGALGYTMQVDEGEFFLMDREKAFNKIATLTGGRVAEEICFNSITTGASNDIEQATRMARAMITRYGMSEEFGMVALETINNQYLGGDTTLACSNETAAKIDKAVIAMIKEAHDKAYDIISENREKMDEIAAYLLEKETITGDEFMEILNGEKKGRDEL, encoded by the coding sequence ATTGGATATTGGCCTTATTGGCCATGTTCCTATTTAATACCTTTTTACTGCCTTTGTTTACAAAGGATGCAATGGAAAAGGTTAGCTATGATGTGTTTTTAGGTGATTTAAAAAATGAGAATGTCAGTGAAGTACAAGTGAATGAAGATAATATATATTTTATTTTAAAAGGAACCAAAGACGGGGAAACTGGAGTTCAGCCAGAGAAGGTTTATGTAACCAGCCGTATGGATGATAGCATGTTGGTTGATCGGTTGGACAAGGCTGGAGTTAAGTTTAATGAGGTAAAACCGAAGCAATTATCCCCCCTCATTAGTACTGTGATTATGTTAGTTGTATTTGCTTTATTTTGGCGGTTTGTTATGAGTAAGATGACGGGAAAAATGGGCGGCATGGGTGGTAATGCCATGTCCTTTGGAAAGTCAAGCGCAAAAGTTTATGTGAAAGCGCAAACAGGCAAGACTTTCGTAGATGTGGCAGGACAGGATGAGGCAAAGGAAGCCCTCACCGAAATTGTTGATTTCCTTCATAACCCATTCAAATATACAGTTGTAGGGGCAAAGATGCCAAAGGGTGCTTTGCTTGTGGGCCCTCCGGGAACGGGTAAAACCCTTTTGGCGCAAGCTGTTGCAGGGGAAGCAAATGTACCGTTTTTTTCTATCTCTGGCTCGGAATTTGTTGAAATGTTTGTTGGTATGGGTGCGGCTAAGGTAAGGGATTTATTCAAGCAAGCAAACGAAAAAGCTCCATGTATCGTGTTTATTGATGAAATTGATACCATTGGTAAAAAGCGTGATGGGGGCAATGGAATGGGCGGAAATGATGAAAGAGAGCAAACATTAAATCAACTTTTAACGGAAATGGATGGATTTGACGGCAAAAAGGGTGTAGTCATTTTGGCGGCGACAAACAGACCTGAAACGCTGGATAAAGCATTGCTTCGTCCTGGTCGCTTTGATAGGCGCATTCCTGTGGAATTGCCTGATTTACAAGGGCGAGAGTCCATTCTAAAAGTGCATGCACAAAAAGTAACCATGGAAGATAACATTGATTTTGGCCCTATTGCAAGGGCAACTGCCGGAGCATCCGGAGCTGAACTTGCAAATATTATTAACGAGGGTGCCCTAAGAGCCGTTCGATTGGGACGTTCTAAAGTAAGCCAAAGCGATTTAGAGGAGAGTGTAGAGGTAATTTTAGCAGGCTATCAACGAAAGGGAGCTGTCGTTTCAAAGCATGAAAAGGAAATCATTGCCTATCACGAAGTGGGACATGCCTTGGTTGCGGCAAAGCAGAAAAATTCGGCGCCGGTTCACAAAATTACCATTATTCCCAGAACCTCAGGAGCCCTTGGCTACACTATGCAGGTGGACGAAGGAGAATTCTTCCTGATGGATCGGGAAAAAGCATTTAATAAAATTGCAACTTTAACAGGTGGACGTGTAGCAGAGGAGATTTGCTTCAATTCCATAACTACAGGGGCGTCTAATGATATTGAACAGGCGACCCGAATGGCGAGAGCCATGATTACCCGCTATGGTATGAGTGAAGAGTTTGGCATGGTAGCGCTGGAAACGATAAATAATCAGTATTTGGGTGGGGACACAACCTTGGCATGCTCCAACGAAACCGCCGCAAAAATTGATAAAGCTGTCATTGCAATGATTAAGGAAGCCCATGACAAGGCTTATGACATTATCTCTGAAAATAGAGAAAAGATGGATGAAATAGCAGCATATCTTCTTGAAAAAGAGACCATAACCGGGGATGAATTTATGGAGATTCTAAACGGTGAAAAGAAAGGAAGAGATGAACTATAG